A single genomic interval of Gossypium raimondii isolate GPD5lz chromosome 11, ASM2569854v1, whole genome shotgun sequence harbors:
- the LOC105802074 gene encoding nuclear transport factor 2 isoform X3, with protein MAMQEGSPADTHTPSAQVVGNAFVEQYYHILHQSPNLVHRFYQDSSCLSRPDMVGNMTTVTTMQAINEKVLSLNYQDYTAEIKTADAQDSFEKGVIVVVTGCLTGKDNIRRKFTQTFFLAPQDKGYFVLNDIFRYIEDNELQNTIPVNGVSEQASTSVLTSEPEPSNDHPVEDPLTYPEDEDINNGAEVCDPSDEEEGSVIEEEVVEPQKVVNQNESVVVDDSTPAVLEDAPKKSYASIVNVTTRYARVVPAEQRSNVSAKPAPVAPIVAVPNSDSAPESSNENEEAEGHSIYVRNLPYNATPAQLEEAFKKFGPIKRNGIQVRSNKQGFTFGFVEFETPSSVQSALEASPITIGDRQAAVEEKRTSTRVGSSGRARYTSGKGGFRSDSFRGRGNFSGGRGGGYGRNEFRNQGEFSGRSKGSDGRNGDSYQRANQNGTGGRQGVAPKP; from the exons ATGGCCATGCAGGAAGGAAGTCCTGCTGACACTCATACTCCCAGTGCTCAAGTCGTTGGAAATGCTTTTGTGGAGCAGTATTACCATATTCTTCACCAATCACCGAATCTGGTGCACAGATTTTATCAAGATTCAAGTTGTTTAAGTCGGCCAGATATGGTTGGCAACATGACTACAGTAACAACAATGCAA GCAATTAATGAGAAGGTACTATCGCTGAATTACCAGGACTATACAGCAGAGATAAAAACTGCAGATGCTCAGGACTCTTTTGAGAAAGGGGTCATTGTAGTGGTAACTGGATGCTTAACAGGGAAAGATAATATTAGAAGGAAGTTCACTCAAACCTTCTTTCTAGCTCCACAAGACAAAGGCTACTTTGTCTTAAATGATATTTTCAGGTACATTGAAGACAACGAGTTGCAAAACACTATTCCAGTTAATGGCGTCAGCGAACAGGCTTCAACATCTGTCTTGACATCTGAACCAG AGCCCTCTAATGACCACCCTGTGGAGGACCCATTGACTTATCCTGAGGACGAAGATATTAATAATGGTGCTGAAGTTTGTGACCCCTCAGATGAGGAGGAAGGTTCAGTAATTGAAGAAGAGGTTGTTGAGCCTCAAAAAGTTGTCAACCAGAATGAGAGTGTTGTGGTTGATGATTCAACTCCTGCAGTTCTAGAAGATGCTCCAAAGAAATCCTATGCATCAATT GTCAATGTTACTACCAGATATGCAAGGGTGGTACCTGCAGAGCAACGATCAAATGTTTCTGCAAAACCTGCTCCAGTAGCACCAATAGTAGCAGTACCTAATAGTGATAGTGCACCTGAAAGTAGCAACGAAAACGAGGAAG CTGAAGGACACTCCATATATGTACGGAATTTACCTTATAATGCAACACCTGCACAACTTGAGGAGGCATTCAAAAAATTTGGACCTATTAAGCGCAATGGCATCCAAGTCAGAAGTAACAAG CAGGGGTTCACTTTTGGTTTTGTCGAATTTGAGACTCCGAGTTCAGTGCAGAGTGCACTTGAG GCTTCACCGATCACAATTGGGGATCGTCAAGCTGCTGTGGAAGAAAAGAGGACAAGTACTCGAg TTGGTAGCAGTGGGAGAGCAAGGTATACATCAGGTAAAGGTGGGTTTCGGAGTGACAGTTTCCGTGGTCGAGGGAACTTCAGCGGTGGCCGAGGAGGAGGCTATGGCAGGAATGAATTCAGAAACCAGGGTGAGTTTTCAGGACGATCAAAAGGTTCGGATGGACGGAATGGAGACAGTTATCAGCGGGCTAATCAGAATGGAACGGGTGGCCGTCAAGGTGTGGCCCCTAAACCATAA
- the LOC105802074 gene encoding nuclear transport factor 2 isoform X2 has protein sequence MAMQEGSPADTHTPSAQVVGNAFVEQYYHILHQSPNLVHRFYQDSSCLSRPDMVGNMTTVTTMQAINEKVLSLNYQDYTAEIKTADAQDSFEKGVIVVVTGCLTGKDNIRRKFTQTFFLAPQDKGYFVLNDIFRYIEDNELQNTIPVNGVSEQASTSVLTSEPEPSNDHPVEDPLTYPEDEDINNGAEVCDPSDEEEGSVIEEEVVEPQKVVNQNESVVVDDSTPAVLEDAPKKSYASIVKVMKSNAPPTQVNVTTRYARVVPAEQRSNVSAKPAPVAPIVAVPNSDSAPESSNENEEAEGHSIYVRNLPYNATPAQLEEAFKKFGPIKRNGIQVRSNKGFTFGFVEFETPSSVQSALEASPITIGDRQAAVEEKRTSTRVGSSGRARYTSGKGGFRSDSFRGRGNFSGGRGGGYGRNEFRNQGEFSGRSKGSDGRNGDSYQRANQNGTGGRQGVAPKP, from the exons ATGGCCATGCAGGAAGGAAGTCCTGCTGACACTCATACTCCCAGTGCTCAAGTCGTTGGAAATGCTTTTGTGGAGCAGTATTACCATATTCTTCACCAATCACCGAATCTGGTGCACAGATTTTATCAAGATTCAAGTTGTTTAAGTCGGCCAGATATGGTTGGCAACATGACTACAGTAACAACAATGCAA GCAATTAATGAGAAGGTACTATCGCTGAATTACCAGGACTATACAGCAGAGATAAAAACTGCAGATGCTCAGGACTCTTTTGAGAAAGGGGTCATTGTAGTGGTAACTGGATGCTTAACAGGGAAAGATAATATTAGAAGGAAGTTCACTCAAACCTTCTTTCTAGCTCCACAAGACAAAGGCTACTTTGTCTTAAATGATATTTTCAGGTACATTGAAGACAACGAGTTGCAAAACACTATTCCAGTTAATGGCGTCAGCGAACAGGCTTCAACATCTGTCTTGACATCTGAACCAG AGCCCTCTAATGACCACCCTGTGGAGGACCCATTGACTTATCCTGAGGACGAAGATATTAATAATGGTGCTGAAGTTTGTGACCCCTCAGATGAGGAGGAAGGTTCAGTAATTGAAGAAGAGGTTGTTGAGCCTCAAAAAGTTGTCAACCAGAATGAGAGTGTTGTGGTTGATGATTCAACTCCTGCAGTTCTAGAAGATGCTCCAAAGAAATCCTATGCATCAATT GTCAAAGTGATGAAAAGTAATGCACCACCTACTCAGGTCAATGTTACTACCAGATATGCAAGGGTGGTACCTGCAGAGCAACGATCAAATGTTTCTGCAAAACCTGCTCCAGTAGCACCAATAGTAGCAGTACCTAATAGTGATAGTGCACCTGAAAGTAGCAACGAAAACGAGGAAG CTGAAGGACACTCCATATATGTACGGAATTTACCTTATAATGCAACACCTGCACAACTTGAGGAGGCATTCAAAAAATTTGGACCTATTAAGCGCAATGGCATCCAAGTCAGAAGTAACAAG GGGTTCACTTTTGGTTTTGTCGAATTTGAGACTCCGAGTTCAGTGCAGAGTGCACTTGAG GCTTCACCGATCACAATTGGGGATCGTCAAGCTGCTGTGGAAGAAAAGAGGACAAGTACTCGAg TTGGTAGCAGTGGGAGAGCAAGGTATACATCAGGTAAAGGTGGGTTTCGGAGTGACAGTTTCCGTGGTCGAGGGAACTTCAGCGGTGGCCGAGGAGGAGGCTATGGCAGGAATGAATTCAGAAACCAGGGTGAGTTTTCAGGACGATCAAAAGGTTCGGATGGACGGAATGGAGACAGTTATCAGCGGGCTAATCAGAATGGAACGGGTGGCCGTCAAGGTGTGGCCCCTAAACCATAA
- the LOC105802074 gene encoding nuclear transport factor 2 isoform X1: MAMQEGSPADTHTPSAQVVGNAFVEQYYHILHQSPNLVHRFYQDSSCLSRPDMVGNMTTVTTMQAINEKVLSLNYQDYTAEIKTADAQDSFEKGVIVVVTGCLTGKDNIRRKFTQTFFLAPQDKGYFVLNDIFRYIEDNELQNTIPVNGVSEQASTSVLTSEPEPSNDHPVEDPLTYPEDEDINNGAEVCDPSDEEEGSVIEEEVVEPQKVVNQNESVVVDDSTPAVLEDAPKKSYASIVKVMKSNAPPTQVNVTTRYARVVPAEQRSNVSAKPAPVAPIVAVPNSDSAPESSNENEEAEGHSIYVRNLPYNATPAQLEEAFKKFGPIKRNGIQVRSNKQGFTFGFVEFETPSSVQSALEASPITIGDRQAAVEEKRTSTRVGSSGRARYTSGKGGFRSDSFRGRGNFSGGRGGGYGRNEFRNQGEFSGRSKGSDGRNGDSYQRANQNGTGGRQGVAPKP, translated from the exons ATGGCCATGCAGGAAGGAAGTCCTGCTGACACTCATACTCCCAGTGCTCAAGTCGTTGGAAATGCTTTTGTGGAGCAGTATTACCATATTCTTCACCAATCACCGAATCTGGTGCACAGATTTTATCAAGATTCAAGTTGTTTAAGTCGGCCAGATATGGTTGGCAACATGACTACAGTAACAACAATGCAA GCAATTAATGAGAAGGTACTATCGCTGAATTACCAGGACTATACAGCAGAGATAAAAACTGCAGATGCTCAGGACTCTTTTGAGAAAGGGGTCATTGTAGTGGTAACTGGATGCTTAACAGGGAAAGATAATATTAGAAGGAAGTTCACTCAAACCTTCTTTCTAGCTCCACAAGACAAAGGCTACTTTGTCTTAAATGATATTTTCAGGTACATTGAAGACAACGAGTTGCAAAACACTATTCCAGTTAATGGCGTCAGCGAACAGGCTTCAACATCTGTCTTGACATCTGAACCAG AGCCCTCTAATGACCACCCTGTGGAGGACCCATTGACTTATCCTGAGGACGAAGATATTAATAATGGTGCTGAAGTTTGTGACCCCTCAGATGAGGAGGAAGGTTCAGTAATTGAAGAAGAGGTTGTTGAGCCTCAAAAAGTTGTCAACCAGAATGAGAGTGTTGTGGTTGATGATTCAACTCCTGCAGTTCTAGAAGATGCTCCAAAGAAATCCTATGCATCAATT GTCAAAGTGATGAAAAGTAATGCACCACCTACTCAGGTCAATGTTACTACCAGATATGCAAGGGTGGTACCTGCAGAGCAACGATCAAATGTTTCTGCAAAACCTGCTCCAGTAGCACCAATAGTAGCAGTACCTAATAGTGATAGTGCACCTGAAAGTAGCAACGAAAACGAGGAAG CTGAAGGACACTCCATATATGTACGGAATTTACCTTATAATGCAACACCTGCACAACTTGAGGAGGCATTCAAAAAATTTGGACCTATTAAGCGCAATGGCATCCAAGTCAGAAGTAACAAG CAGGGGTTCACTTTTGGTTTTGTCGAATTTGAGACTCCGAGTTCAGTGCAGAGTGCACTTGAG GCTTCACCGATCACAATTGGGGATCGTCAAGCTGCTGTGGAAGAAAAGAGGACAAGTACTCGAg TTGGTAGCAGTGGGAGAGCAAGGTATACATCAGGTAAAGGTGGGTTTCGGAGTGACAGTTTCCGTGGTCGAGGGAACTTCAGCGGTGGCCGAGGAGGAGGCTATGGCAGGAATGAATTCAGAAACCAGGGTGAGTTTTCAGGACGATCAAAAGGTTCGGATGGACGGAATGGAGACAGTTATCAGCGGGCTAATCAGAATGGAACGGGTGGCCGTCAAGGTGTGGCCCCTAAACCATAA